Within Sinorhizobium sp. RAC02, the genomic segment AGAAGGTGCTTGAGAAGAAGGTCCAGGCAAAGGCGGAAACCGTTGCCGCCAAGACCGGCGCGCCGGTCAACCAGGCCGACGTCAACCAGGCGACGCGCGACAGCGTGCGCGCCATCATGATGATCCGCGCCTACCGCGCCCGCGGCCACCTGCATGCCAAGCTCGACCCGCTCGGCATTGCCGCACCCGTCGAGGACTATCACGAGCTGTCGCCGTCGAACTACGGCTTCACCGATGCCGACCTCGACCGCAAGATCTTCATCGACAACGTGCTCGGCCTCGAATACGCGAGCATTCGCGAAATGGTCGAAATCCTCGAGCGCACCTATTGCTCGACGATCGGCGTCGAGTTCATGCACATCTCCAACCCGGAAGAGAAGGGCTGGATCCAGGAACGCATCGAAGGCCCGGACAAGGGCGTCGACTTCACGCCGGAAGGTAAGAAGGCGATCCTGCAGAAGCTGATCGAGGCGGAAGGCTTCGAACAGTTCATCGACGTCAAGTACAAGGGCACCAAGCGCTTCGGCCTCGATGGCGGCGAAGCGCTGATTCCGGCGCTCGAGCAGATCATCAAGCGCGGCGGCCAGCTCGGCCTCAAGGAAATCGTGCTCGGCATGGCCCACCGCGGCCGCCTCAACGTTCTGACGAACGTGATGGCGAAGCCCCATCGCGCCGTTTTCCACGAGTTCAAGGGCGGCTCCTACGCGCCGGACGAAGTGGAAGGTTCGGGCGACGTGAAGTACCACCTCGGTGCCTCCTCGGACCGCGAGTTCGACGGCAACAAGGTGCATCTGTCGCTGACCGCCAACCCCTCGCACCTCGAAATCGTCAACCCGGTCGTCATGGGCAAGGCACGCGCCAAGCAGGACCAGATGGCGAAGATCTTCGAGGGCGACATCATTCCGTTGTCCGAGCGGGCCCAGGTCATGCCGCTGCTGCTGCACGGCGATGCGGCCTTCGCCGGCCAGGGTGTCACGGCTGAAATCCTCGGCCTGTCGGGCCTGCGCGGCCATCGCGTCGCCGGCACGGTGCACGTGATCATCAACAACCAGATCGGCTTCACCACCAATCCGGCCTTCTCGCGTTCCTCGCCCTATCCGTCGGATGTGGCGAAGATGATCGAGGCGCCGATCTTCCATATCAACGGCGACGATCCGGAAGCGGTGACCTACGCTGCGAAGATCGCCACCGAATTCCGGATGAAGTTCCACAAGCCGGTCGTGCTCGACATCTTCTGCTACCGCCGCTTCGGCCACAACGAAGGCGACGAGCCGGCGTTCACCCAGCCGAAGATGTACAAGGCGATCCGCGCCCACAAGACCGTGGTCAGCCTCTATGGTTCGCGCCTCGTTGCCGAGGGCGTGATCAGCGAAGGCGAATTCGAGAAGATGAAGGCCGACTGGCGTGCCAGCCTCGAACAGGAATTCGAGGCCGGTCAGTCCTACAAGCCGAACAAGGCCGACTGGCTGGACGGTGTCTGGTCGGGCCTGCGCTCGGCCGACAACCAGGACGAACAGCGTCGCGGCAAGACATCCGTGCCGATGAAGCAGCTGAAGGAAATCGGCCGCAAGATCTCGACGATCCCGGAAGGCTTCCGCGCCCACAAGACCATTCAGCGGTTCATGGACAACCGCATGCAGATGGTCGAGACGGGCGAAGGCATCGACTGGGCAATGGCCGAGGCGCTCGCTTTCGGCACGCTCTGCGTCGAGGGCACGAAGATCCGCCTGTCCGGCCAGGACTGCGAACGCGGCACCTTCTCGCAGCGCCATTCTGTGCTCTACGATCAGGAGACCGAAGACCGTTACATCCCGCTCGCCAACCTCGCGCCGACCCAGGCCCGCTACGAGGTCATCAACTCTATGCTCTCGGAAGAGGCCGTGCTCGGTTTCGAATACGGCTACTCGCTGGCCCGTCCGAACGCGCTGACGCTGTGGGAAGCCCAGTTCGGCGACTTCGCCAACGGTGCGCAGGTCGTCTTCGACCAGTTCATTTCGTCGGGCGAACGCAAGTGGCTGCGCATGTCGGGTCTCGTCTGCCTGCTGCCGCACGGCTATGAGGGCCAGGGTCCGGAGCACTCCTCCGCCCGCCTCGAACGCTGGCTGCAGATGTGCGCCGAAGACAACATGCAGGTCGCCAACGTCACGACGCCGGCGAACTACTTCCACATCCTGCGCCGCCAGGTGAAGCGCGACTTCCGCAAGCCGCTGATCATGATGACGCCGAAGTCGCTGCTGCGCCACAAGCGCGCGGTCTCCTCGCTGTCGGAAATGGCGGGCGAAAGCTCGTTCCACCGCCTGCTGTGGGACGACGCGGAGGTCATCAAGGACGGCCCGATCAAGCTGCAGAAGGACGCGAAGATCCGTCGCGTCGTGATGTGCTCGGGCAAGGTCTACTACGACCTGCTGGAAGAGCGCGAAAAGCGCGGCATCGACGACGTCTACCTGCTGCGCCTGGAACAGCTCTATCCGTTCCCGGCCAAGGCGCTGATCAACGAGCTGTCGCGCTTCCGCAATGCCGAGATGGTGTGGTGCCAGGAAGAGCCCAAGAACATGGGCGGCTGGGCCTTCATCGACCCCTATCTCGAATGGGTGCTTGCCCATATCGACGCCAAGTACCAGCGCGTGCGCTACACCGGCCGTCCGGCCGCAGCCTCGCCGGCAACGGGCCTGATGTCCAAGCACCTCGCGCAGCTCGCTGCCTTCCTTGAGGACGCACTGGGCGGTTGATCCGCCCAGTTCCCCGCACCCGCGACAACGAAATCAAGAACGGAACACACTCATGGCTACCGAAATCCGCGTCCCGACTTTGGGCGAATCCGTCAGCGAAGCCACCGTCGGCACCTGGTTCAAGAAGGTCGGCGACGTCATCAAGGCAGACGAGCCGCTCTGTGAGCTCGAAACCGACAAGGTGACGATCGAAGTGCCCGCACCGGCCGCCGGCGTCCTGTCGGAAATTGTTGCGAATGCCGGCGACACCGTCGCCCCGGGCGGCCTGCTCGGCCAGATCTCCGAAGGCGCTTCTGCCGGTGCGGTCGCTCCGGCTGCCGCCGAAAAGGTCGAGAAGGTTGCGGCCGCTCCGGCTGCCGAAGCCAAGCCGGCCGCTGCTGCGTCCTCCATGCCGCCGGCCCCGTCCGCTGCAAAGCTGCTTGCCGAAAACAACGTCTCGGCCGATCAGGTCGACGGTTCCGGCAAGCGTGGCCAGGTGCTGAAGGGCGACGTGATCGCCGCCGTTGCCAAGGGCATCACGGCAACACCTGCTGCTGCCGCCGAGCCGGTCAAGGTTGTCGCCCGTGCGGCATCTTCCGAAGCCGATGCGCCGCGCGAAGAGCGCGTGAAGATGACGCGCCTGCGCCAGACGATCGCCAAGCGCCTCAAGGACGCCCAGAACACCGCAGCCATGCTCACCACCTACAACGAGGTGGACATGTCGGCCGTGATGGACCTGCGCAACCGCTACAAGGACCTGTTTGAGAAGAAGCACGGCGTGAAGCTCGGCTTCATGGGCTTCTTCACCAAGGCCGTGACGCACGCGCTGAAGGAACTGCCCGCGGTCAACGCCGAGATCGACGGCACCGACATCATCTACAAGAACTACTGCCACATCGGCGTCGCCGTCGGCACGGACAAGGGTCTTGTCGTTCCGGTCGTACGCGATGCCGACCAGATGTCGATTGCCGAAATCGAAAAGGACATCGGCCGTCTCGGCAAGCTCGCCCGTGACGGCGCGCTCTCCATGGCCGACATGCAGGGCGGCACGTTCACCATCTCGAACGGCGGCGTCTACGGTTCGCTGATGTCCTCGCCGATCCTCAACGCCCCGCAGTCCGGCATTCTTGGCATGCACAAGATCCAGGAGCGCCCGGTCGTTGTCGGCGGCCAGATCGTCATCCGCCCGATGATGTATCTCGCCCTCTCCTATGACCACCGCATGGTCGACGGCAAGGAGGCAGTTACCTTTCTGGTCCGCGTCAAGGACAGCCTGGAAGATCCGGAACGCCTCGTTCTCGATCTGTAAGGGAGGTCCCTATGGAGGCGGCAGCGTCTGCATCTTCGCCGATGCTCGTGCTTCTTGCACTGAGCGTGGCGCTGCTCGTCTTCCATATCGGGCTCCAGGGCATGCTCTCCACGAGGGAGCTTGGCTCCGCCTGGAACGCCGGCCCGCGCGATGGCGCGCGGGAGCCGACAGGCAAGCTTGCCGGACGCGCCGCCCGCGCATCGGCGAATTTTCGGGAAACCTATCCCGCCTTCGTCGCTCTTGCGCTGGCGCTTGCCATCGCGGGCGACCCGGCAGGTTGGGGCCTCATCGGGGCGTGGCTGTGGTTCGTGGCCCGGCTCGTCTATATCCCGCTCTATCTCGCAGGCATTCCCTATATCCGTTCGATCGTCTGGCTCGTCGCGCTGGCGGGTCTCGCGGTCATGGCGGGCGTGGTCATCTTCTAGGAGGCAGACATCCCATGAACAGCTACTTTCTGGAACTCGCCTCGCTGATGGCGATCTTCTCCTTTGCCATCGTCTCGCCGGGTGCCGACCTTGCCATGGTCATGCGCCAGTCGATCGTGCATGGGCGCCGTTCGGCGATCATCACGTCCTTCGGCGTCGGGACCTCGCTGATGTTCCACGTCACCTACACGATCCTGGGCCTCGGCCTCATCATTTCCCAGTCGATCTACCTCTTCAACATCGTGAAGTGGTGCGGTGTCGCCTACCTCATCTATATCGGCATCAAGGCCTTGCGCGCCGGCAAGACGGACATGTCCGTCGAGGCGGTGAAGGACAACGAGGACGGCAAGGGCGAGCAGTCGGCGCTGCGCGCCTTCGGCCTCGGCTTCCTCGCCAATGCGCTGAACCCCAAGCCGGTCTTCTTCTTCCTGTCGATCTTTTCGACCGTCGTCAGCGCCCACACGCCGATCGCCATCAAGTTCGGCTATGGCCTCGTCATGGCGTCCTGCCTGATCGCCTGGTTCGTCGGTGTCTCGCTGTTCATGACGACGCCGCGCATGCGGGCGGCGTTTTCCCGTGCCAGCCAGTGGATCGATCGCGCCAGTGGCCTCGTCTTCATCGCGCTCGGCATCAAGCTCGCCACGGAAAAGGCCCACTGAGCATGCGCACCGCCCTCGTTTTCCTCGGTCTCGTTGCCGCGACCGCCGCTTCCGCGGCGGAGTGCCGGCAGGACCGCGCGATCTATGCGGATCGCGACGGGGGCTATGAGCTGACCTTCGAACCGGTCGGCTCGAGTGCCGCGGCAACCAGCCATCATTTCAAGCTGAAGGTTCTTTCGAGCAAGACCGTTCTCGACGGCATCGTGATGCCCGGTGACGACCCTGTCCGTTCCAACGGCATGGTCATGCACAATTGCCCGGAGGGCGACGTGACCGGCGAGGAGATCGCCGCCTGCACTGTCTGGGAGG encodes:
- a CDS encoding 2-oxoglutarate dehydrogenase E1 component → MARLDANEQFLATSFLDGANAAYIEQLYAKYEADPASVGEEWQAFFKALEDQPSDIVKAAKGASWQRANWPIVANGELVSALDGNWGVVEKVLEKKVQAKAETVAAKTGAPVNQADVNQATRDSVRAIMMIRAYRARGHLHAKLDPLGIAAPVEDYHELSPSNYGFTDADLDRKIFIDNVLGLEYASIREMVEILERTYCSTIGVEFMHISNPEEKGWIQERIEGPDKGVDFTPEGKKAILQKLIEAEGFEQFIDVKYKGTKRFGLDGGEALIPALEQIIKRGGQLGLKEIVLGMAHRGRLNVLTNVMAKPHRAVFHEFKGGSYAPDEVEGSGDVKYHLGASSDREFDGNKVHLSLTANPSHLEIVNPVVMGKARAKQDQMAKIFEGDIIPLSERAQVMPLLLHGDAAFAGQGVTAEILGLSGLRGHRVAGTVHVIINNQIGFTTNPAFSRSSPYPSDVAKMIEAPIFHINGDDPEAVTYAAKIATEFRMKFHKPVVLDIFCYRRFGHNEGDEPAFTQPKMYKAIRAHKTVVSLYGSRLVAEGVISEGEFEKMKADWRASLEQEFEAGQSYKPNKADWLDGVWSGLRSADNQDEQRRGKTSVPMKQLKEIGRKISTIPEGFRAHKTIQRFMDNRMQMVETGEGIDWAMAEALAFGTLCVEGTKIRLSGQDCERGTFSQRHSVLYDQETEDRYIPLANLAPTQARYEVINSMLSEEAVLGFEYGYSLARPNALTLWEAQFGDFANGAQVVFDQFISSGERKWLRMSGLVCLLPHGYEGQGPEHSSARLERWLQMCAEDNMQVANVTTPANYFHILRRQVKRDFRKPLIMMTPKSLLRHKRAVSSLSEMAGESSFHRLLWDDAEVIKDGPIKLQKDAKIRRVVMCSGKVYYDLLEEREKRGIDDVYLLRLEQLYPFPAKALINELSRFRNAEMVWCQEEPKNMGGWAFIDPYLEWVLAHIDAKYQRVRYTGRPAAASPATGLMSKHLAQLAAFLEDALGG
- the odhB gene encoding 2-oxoglutarate dehydrogenase complex dihydrolipoyllysine-residue succinyltransferase, whose product is MATEIRVPTLGESVSEATVGTWFKKVGDVIKADEPLCELETDKVTIEVPAPAAGVLSEIVANAGDTVAPGGLLGQISEGASAGAVAPAAAEKVEKVAAAPAAEAKPAAAASSMPPAPSAAKLLAENNVSADQVDGSGKRGQVLKGDVIAAVAKGITATPAAAAEPVKVVARAASSEADAPREERVKMTRLRQTIAKRLKDAQNTAAMLTTYNEVDMSAVMDLRNRYKDLFEKKHGVKLGFMGFFTKAVTHALKELPAVNAEIDGTDIIYKNYCHIGVAVGTDKGLVVPVVRDADQMSIAEIEKDIGRLGKLARDGALSMADMQGGTFTISNGGVYGSLMSSPILNAPQSGILGMHKIQERPVVVGGQIVIRPMMYLALSYDHRMVDGKEAVTFLVRVKDSLEDPERLVLDL
- a CDS encoding MAPEG family protein, with the translated sequence MEAAASASSPMLVLLALSVALLVFHIGLQGMLSTRELGSAWNAGPRDGAREPTGKLAGRAARASANFRETYPAFVALALALAIAGDPAGWGLIGAWLWFVARLVYIPLYLAGIPYIRSIVWLVALAGLAVMAGVVIF
- a CDS encoding LysE family translocator, with the protein product MNSYFLELASLMAIFSFAIVSPGADLAMVMRQSIVHGRRSAIITSFGVGTSLMFHVTYTILGLGLIISQSIYLFNIVKWCGVAYLIYIGIKALRAGKTDMSVEAVKDNEDGKGEQSALRAFGLGFLANALNPKPVFFFLSIFSTVVSAHTPIAIKFGYGLVMASCLIAWFVGVSLFMTTPRMRAAFSRASQWIDRASGLVFIALGIKLATEKAH